A region of the Acidobacteriota bacterium genome:
AGTACTATAGGATCGCCTAAAACGACTGTCAAGCAAGCCCCCGGAAAAAACTTCAGAATCGATAACTCCAAGTATTTTCAATAAGTTGCAGGGAAACCGCGGATTCGCCTGGAACGGGTTTGCATCGCGGGGGTTCCCAGGCGATTCTTGATGCATGAGCGATCGCAAAGTCCCATCTTCGATACCGGAGGACCCGATGGGCAAGGACCGGACCGCCAGCGATAATTCGACGATCCATCGTCTGGACGCGGAGAGCCTGGCGCGCCACGTCCGAGACGCGGCCCAGGCGATATCGCCGGACCGCTACATGGACGATCTGGAGGTCCGCCACCTCGTCCGGGTTATCACCGAATGTTCGCTGCTGCTGACCGATGTCTATTCGGAGGAGCGGCTGGCGCGCATCATGCACCCCGAGCGGGGCTTCCTGACGAGCCTGGTCGATCGATTGATCGAGGAGCAGCGACGCGGGGAAGGGGAGGCTTTGTACCGGGTCCGCCGCCTGCCGGACGATGTCCGCATGATCGGCGACAAGGCGCTGTTCGACATGGGTCTGCTCGGGCAACGTCAGATCAAGGGCTACGACATCGAAGACCTGGGTGCGCGGGCCTACGGGATGGCGGGCGAGGTTCTGGAGCTTCTCGCCGATGACCGACGGCTGCGTGAGTTCTTCGACGAGAACCGTCTGCTGGCGCTGCCTCTCGACGAGGAGGTCGTCTTCCTTCGCCAGTGCTCGGATCGATTCCGTCTGTATGCAGAGATTCTCAAGCGATCGCACAGCTCGCTGCCGGCGGAACAACCGGACGAGAGCCAGGGACTCGTGCCGCGTCACAAGACGACGGCCGTCCTGGCCGCGACGCAAGACACCGCGTATCTCGAGGCCGCCCAGGAGCAGAGCCCCGGTGTCTCGACGGATGTGCCTAGAAACCGAGTGCTCTCGAACTGGGAGCGGATGCTGATCTTCGCCGACCTCGACATGGCGCAGATTCAGGGGGCACTCGACGCGACGGTCATCGATCAGCAACAGGCGGTCCAGCAACTCTGCGACGAATTCAGCCTGTTCGCCGCCGGCACCCGCAACCAGAGCAAGCCACCGGCCTATTTCCTCGTCGGACCGACGGGTGTCGGCAAGAACCATCTGATCGAGAGGCTGGCCAGTCTCCTCGAGGGCGTCTGCGAGATCGAAGTGCCTGTCCTGACCATCGAGGGCCCCAACTACACCTATCCCTCCGATATCAACGAGTTGAAGGGCGCGACGCGTGGCTTCATCCGCTCCGACGAAGAGGGAATCCTGACCTCGTTTCATCAACGATCGTCGTCAGCACCCTTCAGTGTGATCCTGATCGATGAGGTCGAGAAGGCCCATCCGCAGCTCCTCACTTTCTTCCTGTCGATTCTTGACCGCGGGACCACAACGGACAATCGCGGAACGGTGCTGGACTTCTCCAACTGCATGTTGTTTTTCACGTCGAATCTCGGTTACAGCGACGAGCAACAGCGGAACGATCCCATTGGTTTCGCCGATTCTGCAGAGCGCGACCAGCGGGTCGATCAGGACATCCGTCGCGACCTTCGCAAATCGCTGAAGCCGGAGTTTGTCAACCGCGTAAAGATGATCCACTTCAACCGTCTGACGCGAAGCAGCATCGATCGAATCCTGGATCTGGAGTTCGACAAGATCGCCGCGCGCTACGAACGGGTTCACGACCTGCGGATCTGTCTCGACGGGAGTGCCCGCGATGAACTGATCCGAGTCGGTTTCTCGGCGACCTACGGCGCACGACATCTCGCTGCCGTGCTCGACGCGGTCTGCAACGTCGAGATCGCCAAACGGGTCCGCAAGGACGATCGTTCCGAGGAGACCGATCGGCAGGAGTTGATCCACTGGCTGAGAGAGCTGAAGAGCGGCGAGCGTCCCTTCGATGCCAATGAGGTCGAACGACGGGTCCTGGCGTCGGCACGGGCCAAACTACCCTACGGGACCCTGAAGATCGTCTTCCGCGACGGGGACTTCGAGTACCTGCCGGTCAACGACAACTCCGTCGCATGACGATCCGCCCATCACTCCTCGAGTCGGTGCAGCGCGTCCTGCAACGGACGTACGGGATCCCGAACGGCGTTCGGGAGATCGGCTCATATGTGATCGGCGATCGCGGCGTCCAGGCGTTGTATGCCCGCAGTCGACCGTCCGAGATCGGATCTCCGGTAGGCGGGGCAAGGACATTGGTTCGTGAGCAGGCCGGTCAGGTCCACGCGACGGTCTACCTTCCCGATGCGATGGTGCGGCGGCTCGAGAGCCAGCCACCCCAATACGGACTGAACGACGGGAACGTTGACGACTTCGCGACCCTCGTGGAGGAGATCGACCATCTGTTGCTGGTGGCGGACCGCGCGCGTCGCGGTCGCTCGGTGACCCTCCTCGAATTGGAATGGAACGCCAACGTAAGCAAGTACCTGGTGTTATCACGGTTTCTTGCCGGACGTCGCCCGCGCCTCAGCGTCGCTCGACGGATCTGGCTCCGTCGTCAATTATTCGAGAGCGTGGAGTACAGCGACCCCGACCCCAGGGTCCGCGAACGCTACCGACGGGCGGCGCGCCTCGCCGTTCAGTGGCTGGATCGGCTCGGAGCCCTTCCGCACCCTCAACAGCTCCGCAGTCTGCGGTCGTTCTTTCGTGCGGACACGGCGGGGCGGTTGGACCTACTGCTGGCTCTCTGATTCCACGACCGGGTCGGAGTCGATCGATCCGGCATCAGCACGGAGCCGATCCTGAGAACGATCTTTCGGTCGGGCGTCGTCGGGCCGATCGGCGCGCAGCTTCTCAGCTTCCTCGAAGAGTTCGATGGCTTTCTGGATCTGCTTGTCGCCCTCCGACAGGACTCGACTCTCGACGTTTGCGTCCCAACGGATGCGGGCGATCTGCGCTCGGAGTCGCAGATTGATCAGATCGCGATCCGCGGCGAACTCCTCGGGTGTGAATTCAACCTCTCGAGCGGTGAGGAACGCGCGGAAGCTCTCGATGTCCTCGTCGGTAAGCGCGACGTTCTTATCGATCTCGGGGTTCGCCGAAAGAAACTCAACGGAAAAGTCGAAGAGCTGGTTCTCTCGGAATAGACGAAGGATGAACTGCGAGGCGTTGTCGTTCTCGACAGTGTGATCCGGATGGATTCCACCACCTCCAAACACCTTGCGTCCGGTGTCGGTGAAGAAGATCTCCGCGCCGCTCGTCCCTTCGATGTCGTCGGCATCGCCGGGCTCGAGCTCGCCGTTGCGGTTCATGTAGTACTGCTCGACGTCGGTGTAGTCCCGTTGGATCAGTCGGCCGGAAGGCGTGAAGTACTTCGCCGTCGTGACCGCAAGTGCACCGCCGTCACGCAATGGGATGACCCGTTGCACGAGTCCCTTGCCGAAGGTCGTCTCGCCCACCACGAGTCCGAGGTCGTGATCCTGGATGGCACCGGATACGATTTCGCTGGCCGATGCGGAGCTTCCGTTGACAAGCACGATAAGCGGCAGATCGATCTTGTCGGCACCGCGCTGGGCAAAGTAGTCCTGGTTCGAGCCGGCGACGCGGCCACGGGTGAAGACGATCTTGTCGCCCTCGCCGACGAAGCGATCCGAGACCTGGACCGCCTGCTCCAGTAGGCCGCCGGGATTGCCTCGCAGATCCAGGAGCAACCGCCCCATGCCCTGCTCGCTGAGCTCGGTCACGGCCGTGTCGAGCTCGGTGACGGTGGTGGAGGTGAAGTTAGCGATCCGAACGTAGCCGACCCCGTCGGCCAGCATGTGATAGACGCGGATGCTCTCAATCGGGATGTCGTCACGGCCGATCGTCACGTCGAAGCTATCGTCCAGACCGGGGCGCTCGATGGTGATCGTGACCTCGCTGCCCTTGGGTCCCTTCAGGAGGCGCACGGCGTCCTGAACGGTCAACTCGATCGTCGGCTCTCCCTCGATCTTGGAAATCACATCGCCCGACTGGAGGCCGGCACGGGAAGCCGGTGTTCCGTCGATGGGTGCGATCACGGTCAACGGCTTGTCGGCGCCGCGCTTGGTAATCTGGATTCCGAGTCCGCTGAACTTGCCCCGCTGTTCGTCACGCATCTCGGAGAACGACTCGGGATTCAGGTAATTCGAGTGGGGATCGAGGGTCTGCAGCAGACCGGCGATCGCGTTCTCGACCAGCTCGTCGGATTCGAGCTCGCCGACGTATTGCTCCTCGACTAGCGAGAGCACTCGACCGAAGGTCCAGAATTGATCTTCCGCCTGGCCGGCATCGGCCTGTGCGTCGCTCCCGAGCATACCGCCGACGATGGCGCCGATGATCAGGACGGCAATGGGGAAGACCGGTAGCGATCGACGGGGCTGGGTCATGGGGCCTCCAGAACGTGACTTCCTTGTAATTATATGACTCGCTTGTACTTGTGACAACCAACGACGGCAATGGACGCCTTGACACTCTTCGACTGCGGCCGCTAGGCTCTTCCTTGTAGTCTCTACGAGAAAGGCAGAAGAATGTTTGGCTCGGTCGGTGGTGGAGAGATCCTCGTCCTGCTGGTTCTGGGACTCCTCCTCTTTGGTCCACGCAAACTCCCGGCCTTCGGTCGGACCCTCGGGAAGGCGTTGTCGGACTTCCGCAGCGCGTCCACGGATTTTCGGATAAACCTCGAGCGAGAGGTTCACATCGACGAGGTCCGGTCCACGCAGAAAGATCTGTCCGAAACGGCGGCGGACCTCCGCTCGGTGGAACGCGACCCGAAAGACGATGACGGAGCCTGACGCGCCGCGAGGATCGATGACCCTGCTGGAGCATCTCGACGAGCTCCGCAAGCGTCTGTTCAAGGCCGTGCTGGCCTACCTGATCGCGCTGGGTGCGTGCTGGGTCGTCAGCGAGCGTCTCGTCGGCTTCATCGTCCAGCCGATTCGCGACCATCTGTTCGAAGGCAGCGACATCGTCTTCATTCATGTCTCCGAGGCGTTCATGATCTACATGAAGAGCGCCGCGTTGACCGCGATCTTTGTTGCCGCGCCGCTGATCTTCTATCAGTTGTGGGCGTTCATCGCGCCGGCGCTCTACAAGAACGAGAGACGGTGGGTCTTCCCGTTCCTACTGTTCAGCACGTTGTTCTTCGTTGGGGGGGGAGCGTTCGGCTACTACGTGGCGACACCGATTGCCGCATCGTGGCTGCTCAATCTCGGCAGCGAGTTCACGGCACAGATCACGCTCCGCTCGGCGTTCAGTTTTCAGAGCACACTGATTCTGGGTATGGGCGCCGTCTTCGAGATGCCGATCCTGATCTTCTTTCTCGCCCGGATCGGCGTCGTGACACCGGCGTTTCTGATGCGCAATTTCCGCTACGCCGTTCTAGTGATCGCGCTGCTCTCCGCCGTCATCACGCCGACCGGCGACATGATGACGATGGCTGTCTTCGCGGTGCCGATGATCCTGCTCTATCTGCTGGGAGTAGGAGTCGCGGCGATCTCGGGCCGGTCGCGTCGATGAGTCCTCTCGAGGTTCCGGACGGATATCGGTCGACATCGCTGACCGCCGGTTGGTCCGTGGTTCACGAAGAGCGTCGGGCCATCTGGAAAGCACACGGGTTGGACGATCCCGGGCGTTGGAAGAGTTACCTGGCAGAGGCCACGGAGGCCGGAGGCCGGGGGGGTTGGAGGCGTGTCGACGCGGGTCACGAGTCCTGGGTTCTGAAACAACTCGGCCGTGGGGGCCTAACGGCGACGCTGTGGAGGGATCGCTTCCTCGGGTCGGGTCGGATGTTGGCCAATGTGACGGTGCCCGTGGCGGCAAGGCGGCGCGGCGTCGCGACACCGGAGATCGTCGGGGCTCTGGCGGTGTCCGGTCCACCGCTGCTCTATCGAGGCTGGCTTGCCATCGTCGAGGAGACCGATACGCGGGACCTGGCCCGTCGTCTCGTGGATGGCGAGGCTCTGGATGAAGCGGTGCAACGAAAGATTGTGTCGGCGATTCGAAAGTTGCACGACGCCGGCATCGAACATCGTGATCTCAATCTTGGCAATATCCTCGTGTCGTGCTCAGCGAGTCCAACGGTGACGATCCTCGATCTCGATCGTGCGCGAGTGCACGACGGACCGCTGGACGATGCGCTTCGCGAACGTGGGGTTCGTCGACTGCTTCGTTCGTACCGGAAGCTTCGGCTTCAACACGGAGATCCTGTCGACTGGGACGCC
Encoded here:
- the tatC gene encoding twin-arginine translocase subunit TatC codes for the protein MTEPDAPRGSMTLLEHLDELRKRLFKAVLAYLIALGACWVVSERLVGFIVQPIRDHLFEGSDIVFIHVSEAFMIYMKSAALTAIFVAAPLIFYQLWAFIAPALYKNERRWVFPFLLFSTLFFVGGGAFGYYVATPIAASWLLNLGSEFTAQITLRSAFSFQSTLILGMGAVFEMPILIFFLARIGVVTPAFLMRNFRYAVLVIALLSAVITPTGDMMTMAVFAVPMILLYLLGVGVAAISGRSRR
- a CDS encoding AAA family ATPase, producing the protein MSDRKVPSSIPEDPMGKDRTASDNSTIHRLDAESLARHVRDAAQAISPDRYMDDLEVRHLVRVITECSLLLTDVYSEERLARIMHPERGFLTSLVDRLIEEQRRGEGEALYRVRRLPDDVRMIGDKALFDMGLLGQRQIKGYDIEDLGARAYGMAGEVLELLADDRRLREFFDENRLLALPLDEEVVFLRQCSDRFRLYAEILKRSHSSLPAEQPDESQGLVPRHKTTAVLAATQDTAYLEAAQEQSPGVSTDVPRNRVLSNWERMLIFADLDMAQIQGALDATVIDQQQAVQQLCDEFSLFAAGTRNQSKPPAYFLVGPTGVGKNHLIERLASLLEGVCEIEVPVLTIEGPNYTYPSDINELKGATRGFIRSDEEGILTSFHQRSSSAPFSVILIDEVEKAHPQLLTFFLSILDRGTTTDNRGTVLDFSNCMLFFTSNLGYSDEQQRNDPIGFADSAERDQRVDQDIRRDLRKSLKPEFVNRVKMIHFNRLTRSSIDRILDLEFDKIAARYERVHDLRICLDGSARDELIRVGFSATYGARHLAAVLDAVCNVEIAKRVRKDDRSEETDRQELIHWLRELKSGERPFDANEVERRVLASARAKLPYGTLKIVFRDGDFEYLPVNDNSVA
- a CDS encoding S41 family peptidase, with the protein product MTQPRRSLPVFPIAVLIIGAIVGGMLGSDAQADAGQAEDQFWTFGRVLSLVEEQYVGELESDELVENAIAGLLQTLDPHSNYLNPESFSEMRDEQRGKFSGLGIQITKRGADKPLTVIAPIDGTPASRAGLQSGDVISKIEGEPTIELTVQDAVRLLKGPKGSEVTITIERPGLDDSFDVTIGRDDIPIESIRVYHMLADGVGYVRIANFTSTTVTELDTAVTELSEQGMGRLLLDLRGNPGGLLEQAVQVSDRFVGEGDKIVFTRGRVAGSNQDYFAQRGADKIDLPLIVLVNGSSASASEIVSGAIQDHDLGLVVGETTFGKGLVQRVIPLRDGGALAVTTAKYFTPSGRLIQRDYTDVEQYYMNRNGELEPGDADDIEGTSGAEIFFTDTGRKVFGGGGIHPDHTVENDNASQFILRLFRENQLFDFSVEFLSANPEIDKNVALTDEDIESFRAFLTAREVEFTPEEFAADRDLINLRLRAQIARIRWDANVESRVLSEGDKQIQKAIELFEEAEKLRADRPDDARPKDRSQDRLRADAGSIDSDPVVESESQQ